From the Ascaphus truei isolate aAscTru1 chromosome 15, aAscTru1.hap1, whole genome shotgun sequence genome, one window contains:
- the LOC142466860 gene encoding uncharacterized protein LOC142466860, which translates to MEKMRTEQSCNIPMNMTENASFNQSKQLINNVTASHSKRYILAASKGKDHGVSGKSLTWLSDQNLQKGTQTGERPHVCGECGKGFSVLSSLNTHKRIHTGERPYVCGECGKGFSVSSSLNKHKRTHSGERPYVCGECGKGFSDLSSMIKHKRIHTGEKPYVCGECGKGFSVTSSLNKHKRIHTGERPYVCVKCGKGFSVLSILNTHKRTHTGERPHVCGECGKGFSDLSSLSKHKRIHTGERPYVCGECGKGFSVSSSLNKHKRIHTGEKQYVCGECGKGFRWLTHLNKHKMTHTGERPHVCGECGKGFSDLSTLNTHKRIHTGERPYVCGECGKGFSVSSSLNIHKRTHTGERPHVCGECGKGFSDLSSMIKHKRIHTGEKPYVCGECGKGFSVSSSLNKHKRIHTGERPYVCEKCGKGFSVLSILNTHKRTHTGERPHVCGKCGKGFSDLSSLSKHMRIHTGERPYVCGECGKGFGVSSGLNKHKRIHTGERPHVCGECGKGFRRLTHLNKHKMTHTGERPHVCGECGKGFSVSSSLNIHKRTHTGERPYVCGECGKGFSDLSSMIKHKRIHTGEKPYVCGECGKGFSVLSILNTHKRTHTGERPHVCGECGKGFSDLSSLSKHKRIHTGERPYVCGDCGKGFSVSSSLNKHKRIHTGERPYVCGECGKGFRWLTHLNKHKMTHTGERPHVCGECGKGFSDLSTLNTHKRIHTGERPYVCGECGKGFSVSSSLNIHKRTHTGERPHVCGECGKGFSDLSSMIKHKRIHTGEKPYVCGECGKGFSVSSSLNKHKRIHTGERPYVCEKCGKGFSVLSILNTHEDTHRGETACMWRMWEGI; encoded by the coding sequence atggaaaagatgaggacagaacaatcttgcaacattccaatgaatatgacagaaaatgcatctttcaaccagtcaaagcaattaataaacaatgtaactgcttctcattccaaaagatatatattagcaGCTTCCAAAGGAAAAGATCATGGAGTTagtgggaagagtctgacttggttatcagaccagaacctacagaaggggacacagaccggggagagaccacatgtatgtggggaatgtggaaagggatttagtgtgttatccagcctgaacacacacaagaggatacacacaggggagagaccgtatgtatgtggggaatgtgggaagggatttagtgtgtcatccagcctgaacaaacacaagaggacacattcaggggagagaccatatgtatgtggggaatgtggaaagggatttagtgacttatccagcatGATCAaacacaagaggatacacacaggggagaaaccgtatgtatgtggggaatgtgggaagggatttagtgtgacatccagcctgaacaaacacaagaggatacacacaggggagagaccgtatgtatgtgtgaaatgtgggaagggatttagtgtgttatccatcctgaacacacacaagaggacacacacaggggagagaccgcatgtatgtggagaatgtgggaagggatttagtgacttatccagcctgagcaaacacaagaggatacacacaggggagagaccgtatgtatgtggggaatgtgggaagggatttagtgtgtcatccagcctgaacaaacacaagaggatacacacaggggagaaacaatatgtatgtggggaatgtgggaagggatttagatgGTTAACCCACCTGAACAAacacaagatgacacacacaggggagagaccgcatgtatgtggagaatgtgggaagggatttagtgacttatccaccctgaacacacacaagaggatacacacaggggagagaccttatgtttgtggggaatgtgggaagggatttagtgtgtcatccagcctgaacatacacaagaggacacatacaggggagagaccgcatgtatgtggggaatgtggaaagggatttagtgacttatccagcatGATCAaacacaagaggatacacacaggggagaaaccgtatgtatgtggggaatgtgggaagggatttagtgtgtcatccagcctgaacaaacacaagaggatacacacaggggagagaccgtatgtatgtgagaaatgtgggaagggatttagtgtgttatccatcctgaacacacacaagaggacacacacaggggagagaccgcatgtatgtggaaaatgtgggaagggatttagtgacttatccagcctgagcaAACACAtgaggatacacacaggggagagaccgtatgtatgtggggaatgtgggaagggatttggtGTGTCATCCGGcctgaacaaacacaagaggatacacacaggggagagaccgcatgtatgtggggaatgtgggaagggatttagacgGTTAACCCACCTGAACAAacacaagatgacacacacaggggagagaccgcatgtatgtggggaatgtgggaagggatttagtgtgtcatccagcctgaacatacacaagaggacacatacaggggagagaccgtatgtatgtggggaatgtggaaagggatttagtgacttatccagcatGATCAaacacaagaggatacacacaggggagaaaccgtatgtatgtggggaatgtgggaagggatttagtgtgttatccatcctgaacacacacaagaggacacacacaggggagagaccgcatgtatgtggagaatgtgggaagggatttagtgacttatctaGCCTGAGCAaacacaagaggatacacacaggggagagaccgtatgtatgtggggactgtgggaagggatttagtgtgtcatccagcctgaacaaacacaagaggatacacacaggggagagaccatatgtatgtggggaatgtgggaagggatttagatgGTTAACCCACCTGAACAAacacaagatgacacacacaggggagagaccacatgtatgtggagaatgtgggaagggatttagtgacttatccaccctgaacacacacaagaggatacacacaggggagagaccttatgtttgtggggaatgtgggaagggatttagtgtgtcatccagcctgaacatacacaagaggacacatacaggggagagaccgcatgtatgtggggaatgtggaaagggatttagtgacttatccagcatGATCAaacacaagaggatacacacaggggagaaaccgtatgtatgtggggaatgtgggaagggatttagtgtgtcatccagcctgaacaaacacaaaaggatacacacaggggagagaccgtatgtatgtgagaaatgtgggaagggatttagtgtgttatccatcCTGAacacacacgaggacacacacaggggagagaccgcatgtatgtggagaatgtgggaagggatttag